Proteins co-encoded in one Salarias fasciatus chromosome 4, fSalaFa1.1, whole genome shotgun sequence genomic window:
- the LOC115386678 gene encoding beta-galactoside-binding lectin-like translates to MQNGMIVKNLPFKVGRTMTVVGIPELDSSRAEINIGIDEHQLALHFCARFNSAGDHNKVVCNSFQSRNWGEEVRGESFPFRQGQEFKVIIDFTPTKFVITLSDGSTINFPNRIGADEYSAMNLQGEVQFISLQIN, encoded by the exons ATGCAGAAC GGAATGATTGTGAAGAACTTGCCCTTCAAGGTCGGACGGACCATGACGGTTGTTGGAATCCCTGAACTTGATTCTTCAAG AGCTGAAATCAACATTGGCATTGATGAACACCAGCTTGCACTCCACTTTTGTGCTCGTTTCAATTCTGCTGGAGACCACAACAAAGTGGTCTGCAATTCCTTCCAGAGCCGAAACTGGGGTGAAGAGGTGAGAGGGGAAAGCTTCCCTTTCCGCCAGGGACAGGAGTTCAAG GTCATCATTGATTTCACTCCGACGAAGTTTGTCATTACTTTATCGGATGGCTCTACAATCAACTTCCCCAATCGCATTGGTGCAGACGAGTACTCAGCCATGAACTTACAGGGGGAAGTTCAATTCATCAGTTTGCAGATTAATTAG